In Plasmodium vinckei vinckei genome assembly, chromosome: PVVCY_13, a single genomic region encodes these proteins:
- a CDS encoding pre-mRNA-splicing factor CWC24, putative: MFKKRTISNIKNKKKIEDIKEDKEDNENDDTFKNTDEKDTINKLWNVKEKGDDDDDDAVCKYIFKKKLKKIDEENKLNLKKKSHKLIIQSKSENNKEPNEKDEDKVYKGEFSESKNYGSYEIDKDWKNDHRAIMERNIEIGEEILKGNLKANIYRGKDAHEKALMIKKDSLAKNKYTGLYGPVRNTGANVRVTLRIDYEPCICKDYKETGYCGFGDTCIYLHDRSDYKSGWKIEQEYEEKRKRNEALRKEKLEKWNQKMLKKLKEKEEKLNNNDGENGDNENNSDDKSSNELSVNSMSEDENLSNESLSDDENNLPFACIKCKQKWKLEMNPSVTECSHYFCEKCFMEMFQKNKKCFKCGLQLSGIMNAANNIIDILNKKNTSK, encoded by the coding sequence atGTTTAAAAAGAGAACTATaagtaatataaaaaataagaagaAAATCGAAGACATAAAAGAGGATAAGgaagataatgaaaatgatgacacatttaaaaatactgATGAAAAAGATACAATTAATAAACTATGGAATGTAAAAGAGAAAGGAGATGATGATGACGATGATGCtgtttgtaaatatatatttaaaaagaaattaaaaaagatagatgaagaaaataaacttaatttaaaaaaaaaatcacaTAAATTAATCATACAATCGaaaagtgaaaataataaagaaccAAATGAAAAGGATGAAGATAAAGTATATAAAGGTGAATTTAGTGAATCTAAAAATTATGGTTCTTATGAAATCGATAAAGATTGGAAAAATGATCATAGAGCTATAATGGAACGAAATATTGAAATTGGAgaagaaatattaaaaggTAATTTAAAAGCGAATATTTATAGAGGAAAAGATGCGCATGAAAAGGCAttgatgataaaaaaagatagtTTAGCaaagaataaatatacaggGCTATATGGGCCAGTTCGAAATACTGGAGCAAATGTAAGAGTTACTTTAAGAATAGATTATGAACCTTGCATATGTAAGGATTATAAGGAAACAGGATATTGTGGGTTTGGAGacacatgcatatatttgcaTGACAGAAGTGACTATAAAAGTGGTTGGAAAATTGAACAGGAATATGAAGAAAAGCGAAAACGAAATGAAGCTttaagaaaagaaaaattggaaaagtggaatcaaaaaatgttaaaaaaattaaaagaaaaagaagaaaagtTAAATAATAACGATGGTGAAAATGgtgataatgaaaataatagtgaTGATAAATCTTCAAATGAATTATCCGTAAATTCGATGTCAGAAGATGAGAATTTGTCTAATGAAAGCTTAAgtgatgatgaaaataactTGCCATTTGCTTGTATAAAATGTAAACAAAAATGGAAGTTGGAAATGAATCCAAGTGTTACAGAATGTTCCCATTATTTTTgtgaaaaatgttttatggAAATGTTccagaaaaataaaaaatgtttcaaGTGTGGATTGCAATTGAGTGGAATAATGAATGCAGCCAACAATATTattgatattttaaataaaaaaaacacttcgaaataa
- a CDS encoding heat shock protein 90, putative, with protein sequence MQNVYVSHKTKLILLFFMVVFLKCNDTIIEAFNFSRSAEKLNYVLNYKNSNIYRLDQNINKSFLKKRQFKRNSTIGFDNDVKISDGDAQSDDTPVEKYNFKAEVNKVMDIIVNSLYTDKDVFLRELISNASDACDKKRIGLENEKRAEEAQNIVNASASSELASDQKTTEEGNTPADKIKKLIIKIKPDKEKKTLTITDNGIGMDKNELINNLGTIAQSGTAKFLKQIEEGKADSNLIGQFGVGFYSSFLVSNKVEVFTKKEDKIFRWFSDLNGSFNVNEIKKYEQEYEDIKTSGTKIVLHLKEECDEYLEDYKLKELIKKYSEFIKFPIEIWSEKIDYERVPDDSVSLKDGDKMKMKTITKRYHEWEKINVQLPIWKQDEKQLTENDYYSFYKNTFKAYDDPLAYVHFNVEGQISFNSILYIPGSLPWELSKNMFDEESRGIRLYVKRVFINDKFSESIPRWLTFLRGIVDSENLPLNVGREILQKSKMLSIINKRIVLKSINMMRGLKETGGEKWNKFLNTFGKYLKIGVVEDKENQEEIASLVEFYSINSGDKKIDLDTYIENMKSDQKCIYYISGENKKTAQNSPSLEKLKALNYDVLFSLEPIDEFCLSSLSVNKYKGYDVLDVNKADLKLKTENDQNKSDNINKLKIKYEVLCRWLHNKFSHKIHEVRISDRLIDSPSLLVQGEMGISPSMQKYMKQQATAQGMSENEMFGGQSMNQPVLEINPNHYIIKQLNHLIQIDKMNPKNDEIAEQIFDVASMQGGYTIDDTGRFAKRVIGMMERNAQAYLKDVQDDIDITPSNNSEDSALDNTTPNDESQLNSEQNDINQNASTSDNTSQESDENNSEN encoded by the coding sequence atgcaaaatgTTTATGTTTCTCATAAAACgaaattaatattacttttttttatggttGTGTTTCTAAAATGCAATGATACAATAATAGAAGCTTTTAACTTCTCGAGGAGTgcagaaaaattaaattacgtactaaattataaaaactcaaatatatatagactagatcaaaatataaataaaagttttttaaaaaaacgccaatttaaaagaaattcTACAATAGGTTTTGATAATGATGTAAAAATAAGCGATGGTGACGCACAATCAGATGACACACCtgttgaaaaatataacttcAAAGCTGAGGTTAACAAAGTTATGGACATAATTGTTAATTCTCTATATACAGATAAAGATGTATTTTTAAGAGAATTAATATCTAATGCTTCCGATGCATGTGACAAAAAAAGGATTGGattagaaaatgaaaaaagagCGGAGGAAGCACAAAATATTGTAAACGCCTCTGCATCATCAGAACTGGCTAGTGACCAAAAAACAACAGAAGAGGGAAATACACCTgctgataaaataaaaaaactaataataaaaatcaagcctgataaagaaaaaaaaaccttAACAATTACTGATAACGGAATTGGTATGGATAAAAATGaactaataaataatttaggaACAATAGCTCAATCGGGTACTGCAAAATTCTTAAAACAAATAGAAGAAGGAAAAGCTGACAGTAATTTAATTGGACAATTTGGTGTTGGTTTTTATTCTTCTTTTCTTGTTTCTAATAAAGTCGAagtttttacaaaaaaagaagataaaatatttaggTGGTTTTCGGATTTGAATGGTAGTTTTAATgtaaatgaaattaaaaaatatgaacaagaatatgaagatataaaaacaagTGGTactaaaattgttttacaCTTAAAAGAAGAATGTGATGAATATTTAGAagattataaattaaaagagttaataaaaaaatattcggaatttattaaatttccAATAGAAATATGGTCAGAAAAAATTGATTATGAAAGAGTTCCAGATGATTCTGTATCTTTAAAAGATGGtgataaaatgaaaatgaaaacaattACAAAAAGATACCATGAatgggaaaaaataaatgttcAATTACCAATATGGAAGCAAGATGAAAAACAATTAACAGAAAATGATTATTAtagtttttataaaaatacatttaaaGCTTATGATGATCCATTAGCATATGTTCATTTTAATGTAGAAGGACaaatttcatttaattcaATTTTATACATACCGGGTTCTTTACCTTGGGAACTAAgcaaaaatatgtttgaTGAAGAATCTCGAGGAATTAGATTATATGTAAAACGagtttttataaatgataagTTTTCAGAATCAATACCAAGATGGTTAACCTTTTTAAGAGGTATTGTTGATAGTGAAAATTTGCCACTAAATGTTGGTAGAGAAATTTTGcaaaaatcaaaaatgctatcaattattaacaaaagGATTGTTCTAAAAAGTATCAATATGATGAGGGGATTGAAAGAAACTGGAGGagaaaaatggaataaatTCCTCAATACATTTGGAAAATATCTTAAAATTGGAGTTGTAGAAGATAAAGAAAACCAAGAAGAAATTGCATCTTTAGTTGAATTTTATTCAATAAATAGtggtgataaaaaaattgaccttgatacatatatagaaaatatgaaatcGGATCAAAAATGTATCTATTATATTTCAggagaaaataaaaaaacagcACAAAATTCACCATctttagaaaaattaaaagccTTAAATTATGATGTCTTATTTTCCTTAGAACCAATAGATGAATTCTGTTTATCCTCTTTATctgttaataaatataaaggcTACGATGTTTTAGATGTTAATAAAGctgatttaaaattaaagacTGAAAATGATCAAAATAAGTcggataatataaataaattaaaaatcaaatatgAAGTATTATGTAGATGGCTACATAATAAATTCTCTCATAAAATACATGAAGTTCGAATTTCAGATCGATTAATAGATTCACCTTCTTTATTAGTTCAAGGAGAAATGGGTATATCTCCTTCTatgcaaaaatatatgaagcAGCAAGCTACTGCTCAAGGAATGTCAGAAAATGAAATGTTTGGTGGTCAATCAATGAATCAGCCGGTATTGGAAATTAATCCTAATCACTACATAATTAAACAACTAAACCATTTAATACAAATAGATAAAATGAATCCAAAAAATGACGAAATAGCAGAACAAATTTTTGATGTTGCATCTATGCAAGGTGGATATACAATAGATGATACAGGCCGTTTTGCAAAACGTGTTATAGGAATGATGGAGAGAAATGCCCAAGCATATTTAAAGGATGTTCAAGATGATATAGATATTACGCCATCAAACAATTCTGAAGATAGTGCTTTAGATAATACCACACCAAATGATGAAAGTCAGTTAAATTCTGAGCAGAATGACATTAATCAAAATGCCTCGACAAGTGATAATACATCACAGGAATCTGATGAAAACAATTctgaaaattaa